A genomic segment from Spinacia oleracea cultivar Varoflay chromosome 3, BTI_SOV_V1, whole genome shotgun sequence encodes:
- the LOC110776380 gene encoding transcription factor bHLH130 yields the protein MDSYMETQFLSHNHHNNHQQQQQQQQQQNNNTNNNSSGLLRFRSAPSSLFNEYTHNCGDYESYERKPPRLNTQNGYSSSAQMAAGEQSIHLPPQYPKQSGISTCSSSLERSSSMEINLSTTAAVTRPGNCGLNLNRQNSSPAGFFNHLNNTQNGYTVMRGLGNLRVANGTSGESSPRAIRLNMSHLPRIPELGNEIVKESSPDGVKFRNHETDAGFDSTSPTGYSYVSWNDSTSDASHRLSENGGLTNRPAVLAHHLSLPKTSAEMAAVEKLLHFQDVVPCKVRAKRGCATHPRSIAERMRRNRISERMRKLQELVPNMDKQTNTSDMLDLAVDYIKNLQDQYKVLSDHRAKCKCIN from the exons ATGGATTCTTATATGGAAACCCAGTTTCTTAGTCATAATCATCATAATAAtcatcagcagcagcagcagcagcagcagcagcagaacaataatactaataataatagtTCAGGGTTGTTGCGATTTCGTTCGGCCCCGAGTTCTTTATTCAACGAATACACCCACAATTGCGGTGATTATGAATCATATGAAAGAAAGCCACCAAGGTTGAATACTCAAAATGGATATTCAAGCTCAGCTCAAATGGCGGCGGGTGAACAGAGTATTCATTTGCCTCCTCAATATCCAAAGCAGAGTGGTATAAGCACTTGTTCTTCTTCATTGGAAAGGTCAAGTTCCATGGAAATCAATCTCTCAACAACGGCGGCGGTGACGAGACCGGGGAACTGTGGTTTGAATCTTAATCGCCAGAATAGCTCCCCTGCTGGATTTTTCAATCATCTTAATAACACCCAaaatg GGTATACTGTTATGAGGGGTCTCGGGAACTTGAGAGTAGCGAATGGTACTAGTGGTGAATCTAGTCCTCGTGCTATTAGGCTGAATATGAGCCACTTGCCACGAATTCCTGAGCTCGGGAATGAAATTGTCAAGGAATCAAGTCCAGACGGAGTCAAGTTCAGAAACCATGAGACTGATGCTGGGTTTGACAGTACCAGTCCCACAGGATACTCTTATGTTTCTTGGAATGATTCTACCTCAGATGCTTCTCACCGTCTTTCCGAG AATGGTGGGCTCACAAACCGCCCTGCTGTATTGGCGCATCATTTGAGCTTGCCTAAGACTTCAGCTGAAATGGCTGCCGTTGAGAAGCTGCTGCATTTCCAGGATGTGGTTCCTTGTAAGGTCAGAGCCAAAAGGGGTTGTGCAACACACCCTAGAAGTATTGCTGAGAGG ATGAGAAGAAACCGAATCAGTGAACGTATGAGGAAATTGCAAGAACTCGTTCCAAACATGGACAAG CAAACCAACACATCTGATATGCTGGATTTAGCTGTTGATTACATCAAAAACCTTCAAGACCAGTATAAG GTTCTAAGTGATCATCGAGCAAAGTGCAAGTGCATTAACTAA
- the LOC110776381 gene encoding ras-related protein RABA4d has product MSNLYGDFNQKIDYVFKVVLIGDSAVGKSQLLARFARNEFSVDSKATIGVEFQTKTLVIDQKIVKAQIWDTAGQERYRAVTSAYYRGAVGAMLVYDMTKRQSFDHIARWLDELRGHADKNIVIMLIGNKCDLASLRAVPVEDAKEFAERENLFFMETSALDSTNVETAFLTVLTEIYRTVSKKTLSVNGDYDVSSNAALLKGTQIIVPGPEVNNQPKGGCCT; this is encoded by the exons ATGTCGAATTTATACGGAGATTTTAATCAGAAAATCGATTATGTGTTTAAGGTGGTATTAATTGGGGATTCAGCTGTGGGGAAATCCCAGCTTTTAGCTCGATTTGCGAGGAATGAATTTAGTGTTGATTCAAAAGCAACAATTGGGGTTGAATTTCAGACCAAAACCCTTGTGATTGATCAGAAGATCGTCAAGGCTCAGATATGGGATACTGCTGGCCAAGAAAG GTATAGAGCTGTTACAAGTGCATATTACAGAGGAGCAGTTGGAGCAATGCTAGTATATGACATGACCAAGCGTCAATCATTTGATCACATTGCGAGATGGCTGGATGAATTGAGGGGGCATGCTGATAAAAATATCGTGATCATGCTAATTGGGAACAAGTGTGACTTGGCTTCTCTTAGGGCAGTTCCAGTTGAAGATGCAAAGGAGTTTGCTGAGAGAGAAAACCTGTTCTTCATGGAGACATCTGCTTTAGATTCGACAAATGTTGAGACTGCTTTCTTAACCGTTCTGACTGAGATATACCGAACAGTCAGCAAGAAGACTCTCAGTGTCAATGGTGATTATGATGTAAGTAGCAATGCAGCTCTACTCAAGGGAACCCAGATTATTGTTCCTGGTCCTGAGGTAAATAACCAACCGAAAGGAGGTTGCTGTACTTAA